A segment of the uncultured Desulfobulbus sp. genome:
GCTGGTCATTGAGATAGGTTTTGATCTCCACTCTCTTCCTCGGTGAAAGGGATTGCTTCCAGGCTGCCGTTTTTGTTGAGCAACAACTCGACTTGAGTTTTGGCCTCATCGAGCTTACCGTTACAGAACTGAAGCAGTGCCATTCCCTCGTTGAATTTTTCCAGACTTTTTTCCAGGCTCAGATCACCGCTTTCCAGTTCCTCGGTGATCTGTTCCAGTTTGGTCAGTGCATTTTCAAAGGTCTTTTTTGCCATAGAGCGGTTCCGTCCGCCTGTAGGTGATCACGATTTTTATTTGCCGAAAGATGCAGGCAAGGGTAAACGTTTATACTAAACATTCTGTACGTTCCTTTCAACCTCATCTTTCGTGATGACCAGTCTTGTCGAACGATTCGTAACCTGGCTGCTTGTGGAAAAGGGCTATTCGCCCCATACGGCCGACGGCTATCAAAGAGACCTGCTCGAGTTTCTTCAGTTTTCCGGGCCTTCGCTGAACCCGGAGGCTCTGACACCCGTGGTGGTGCAGTCCTTTGTCGGCTCGTTGTACAACCGCAACGCCAGTGCCTCGGTGGCCAGGAAACTTTCGGCCTTGCGCACCTTTTTTCGTTTTCTCAAGCGGGAACATCTGCTCAGCTCGGACCCGCTGGCCGGAGTGGCCGGGCCCAAACAGGGGCAGCATATCCCTGCCTTTCTCACCGTTGACGAGGTGTTCGCCCTGCTCGAGGCACCGGTGGTCTCCGATCGTTACTGGCGACGGGATCGAGCCCTGCTGGAGATCCTCTATGCTACCGGCATGCGGGTTTCGGAGGTGGTGGGCGCAAACATCGAGGACATTGATCTGGGGGAAGAGATGGTGCGGGTTCACGGCAAGGGCAACAAGGAGCGGATCGTCCCTTTCGGGCGTGCGGCCCGTGAAGCGCTCGAGCAGTATCTGCCCGAGCGGCACTCCCTGCAGTTGGCCCGGGTCCTCAGGGGACGTGCTGCCGATGAGCAGGCCTGCTTTCTCAATGGCCAGGGAAGTCGGCTGAGCGTGCGCAGTGTGGAGCGGCTCATTCAGACCTACGCGCAGCGGGCCGGAATCGGGGTGACGGTTACTCCCCATGCGCTGCGCCACTCCTTTGCCACCCACCTTTTGGAGATGGGGGCGGATCTGCGCACCGTTCAGGAACTGCTCGGTCATGTCAGTCTTTCCACCACCCAGAAATACACCCATCTCAACCTTGACCATCTCTCCCGGGTGTATGATCGGGCCCATCCCCAGGCAAAGATGTCCTCCCGCTGAGTACGGCTGAGGCTTGACGGCTTTTTTGATCGTGGTTACAGGTCAAAGCCAACTTTCCTTCGTTAACCTCATCCTCTGTAGACCCTATGCACAAACCAATCATTCGTTCCACCACCATTGTCGCCATTCGCCACAAGGGTGAAGTTGTGGTTGCCGGCGACGGTCAGGTGACCCTTGGCTCCACGGTCATCAAACACCAGGCGCGCAAGGTGCGTCGGCTCTACCACGACAAGGTGATCACCGGTTTCGCCGGATCCACCGCCGATGCCTTTACCCTCTATGACCGGCTGGAATCCAAGCTCGAGCAGTTCAACGGCAACCTGATGCGCTCGGCGGTTGAGTTGGCCAAGGACTGGCGGATGGACAAGATGCTACGGCGGCTGGAAGCGATGCTGATCGCGGTGGATGCAAAACATTCCCTGTTGCTTTCCGGAACCGGCGACGTGATCGAGGCCGATGATTCCATCCTTGCCATCGGTTCCGGCGGACCCTATGCCCTGGCAGCCGCCCGTGCCCTGGTCGCCCATTCCGATCTCGATGCCGAGGCCATTGCCCGCACCTCCCTGGAAATTGCCGGCTCAATTTGCATCTATACCAACTCCAACATCGTTGTCGAAAAAATATGAAAGGCATCAATTCATTAACACCCCGGCAAACCGTTGCCGAGCTCGACCGCTATATCATCGGTCAGGCAGACGCCAAACGTTCGGTGGCCATCGCCCTGCGCAACCGCTGGCGGCGTCAGCAGGTCGAGCCGCCGCTTCGGGAGGAGATCGCGCCGAAGAACATCATCATGATCGGGCCCACCGGTGTGGGTAAGACCGAGATCGCCCGTCGTCTGGCCCAGTTGGCCCAGTCGCCGTTTCTCAAGGTGGAAGCCTCCAAGTTCACCGAGGTCGGTTATGTGGGGAGGGACGTGGAATCCATGATTCGCGATCTCACCCAACTGGCGATCAACATGGTCACCAAGGAGGAGCAGGAAGGCGTCCAGGAAAAGGCGGCGGTCATGGCCGAGGAGCGCTTGCTCGATCTGCTCTTACCGCCCGTGGGGGGGCAGGCCGGAGTGGCCACCACGCCTGCCTCCAATGTGATCCCGCTTGGCTACGAAGGCGGCGATCGCCGGGATGAGAGCCGTGCCCAGACCACCCGCGAACGGTTTCGCGAGATGCTCCGCAAGGGCGATCTCGATGATCGGATGGTGGAGATGAGCGTCTCCGCAACCGGCGCTACCCCCGTGGTCGAGGTCTTTTCCGCCTCGGGAATGGAAGAAATGCAGAGTTCGCTCCAGGATGCCTTTTCCAAGTTTTTTCCCAAGAAAAAGCAGACCAAGAAGATCAAGGTGCCCGAGGCCCTCGAACTGTTGAAACGGGAGGAGGCCGAGCGACTGGTGGATCACGAGAGCGTCAGCGAGAAGGCCATTCGCCGCACCGAGCAATCCGGCATCATCTTTCTTGACGAGATCGACAAGATCGCCGCCCGCAGCGGTGCCGGCTCCGGCTCGCCCGATGTCTCACGTGAAGGCGTGCAGCGCGATTTGCTGCCGATCGTCGAGGGCACCACCGTGACCACCAAGTACGGCCCGGTCAAGACCGATCACATCCTCTTTATCGCCAGCGGCGCCTTTCACATGGCCAAGCCCTCGGATCTGGCGCCCGAGCTTCAGGGGCGTTTTCCGATCCGGGTCAACCTGCATGCATTGGGGGAGGAAGAGTTTTTCCGTATCCTCACCGAGCCGCAGAATGCGCTGATCAAGCAGTATCAGGCCCTGCTTGCCACCGAGGAGATCAATCTGATTTTCGAGGAAGAGGCTATCCGCGAGATGGCCAGAATAGCGGTTCAGGTAAACCAGAAAACCGAGGATATCGGTGCCCGTCGCCTGCATACCGTGGTCGAACGGGTGCTGGACGAGGTCTCCTTCGATGCCTCGGACCGGGAAGATCTCACCTTCACCGTCACCGCGGACTATGTCCGCCGTCAGTTGGACGATATTTCCGAGAACCAGGATTTGAGCCGATATATTCTGTAAACGAGGCGGGGATGAAGCTTGAGGACATCGATCCGGACCTGAAATACTGTTCGCAGTGCGGCGATGAATACCGCGCTGAAATGGAGACCTGCGCCTCCTGCGGGATTACCCTCCAGTGGGGCCATGCGCTCCTTGCAGCTGGCGCCGGCAAGAGTGCTGCCCCGCAAGCTCCGGTGGGCATCGCTCCTGAAGAGGCGGCGGTCAGTATCCGCAAGGGGCCGATGCTGCAGATCAAGGAGTTACAGCGCTTTTTACAAAGCCGCGGCTTGGCCGCAAGGATCGCCAAAGAGGAGGGCGCAGGCTGTGGATGTCGCGGGCCGGAGGTGATTCTCCAGGTGCGGGAAGGGGATCTGCAGCAGGTCATGGCCCTACTTGCCGAGGAGTACTGGTCGAGCACCGGTCTGGACGACCACGATACCCAATTTGCTGGCGCGGTGTTTGATGAACGGGAACAAGAGACCCTCTGCCCGGCCTGCGGCTACCGTTTTTCCACCCGTGAAACCACCTGTCCCGACTGCGGACTGTGCTTTGGTTGAATTCATGCCAACAGATGGCGGAGAACGATCGCGTGTTTGTGATCTAAGGGCAGTCCTTCTTATGCCTCAACTCCTTTGGGTGAAGCCAGGGTGAGGCGCATGGAACAGGCCTCGCCCATCATCACCCTCACCACGGATTTCGGTCTGCGCGATACCTATGTGGGCCAGATGAAAGGCGCCCTGCTGCAGGGCTGCCCATCCGCGACTCTGGTCGACCTCACCCATGCGATTCCGAGTTGGGATGTCCTCGCCGCCGCGCTCACCCTGCACACCAGCTATCCCTATTTTCCCGTCGGCACGGTGCACCTCGTCGTGGTCGACCCCGGCGTCGGCAGCAGCCGCCGGATTCTCGCGGCCCGCGGCGGGGATCAGTTTTTCGTCTGCCCGGATAACGGTATCCTCAGTTTCCTCCTTCACGAACACCGCCTGCAGGCGGTGCATCGGGTGGAGATGGACCTAGCCGCAACGACGATCAGTCCGACTTTTCACGGTCGAGATATCATGGCCCCGGTTGCCGCCGCTTTGGCCGGAGGGGCGGGACTGGAAAAATTCGGAGCAAAACTTGCGTTCTCCTCCCTTGAACGGATCGATCTTCCCCAGGCGGAAATTGCTGACCACAGGATGAACGGGCAGGTGCTGTCCATCGATCACTTTGGCAATGTGCGCACCTCGATTCGTCTGGACACCCCCCTGCGCAATCCGGCACATTTTTCCGCGGTGGTGATCAACGAATATCGCATCTCCACTTTCGTGACCCATTACAGTGAGGCTCCTATCGGTGCTTTGCTCGTTCTCATCGACAGTTCCGGCTTTGTCGAGGTGGCGGCCAATCAGGCGAGTGCGGCTGCCTTGATCGGATGTCGACCCGGCGATGCATTATCTATCGAATTTGAGTAAAAAGAGAGGTATACTTACTCTTGCAAATCTTTCTGTTTCACCTGCGTCCGACGCATAAGGAACGGAAGAAATGGATCGGCAACGGATCACAGCATGCATCCTGTTGCGAGTTGTCCCCACCCCCTTAAGTTTACTAAGAGTTTGCCTCTCAACTCGTTTTCTTGAAAGGAGAAGATTGTATGAAACAACTGGCCAAGTTTTCGGCGATTGTCGTGGTCTCAGCAGCGTTGACCTCCTGTGCAACCAATCAACAGACAGGAACCGCTGTCGGCGCTGGTGCGGGTGCCGGAATCGGCGCCATTTTGGGACAGGCGATTGGACATAATACCACCAGTACCCTGGTCGGCGCCAGTATCGGTGCCGCCATCGGCGGTATTGCCGGAAATCAGATCGGGGCGTACATGGACAATCAGGAACGTGCCCTGCGGCAGCTTTCCGATGCTAGCATCCAGCGTGACCAGGATGTGCTGACCGCCACCTTCAAGAGCGATATGTTTTTTGATTATGACTCCGCCCAGCTGAAACCCGGTGCATACAGCGAGCTCAACCGGGTGACCGGCGTGCTCAATCAATATCCGCAGACCACGATCACCGTCGAGGGGCACACCGATTCGCGTGGATCCGAGGCGTACAATCAGCAGTTGTCCGAACGCCGCGCCGAGGCGGTGAAGACCGCCCTGGTGCAGCAGGGGGTCGATCCCCGTCGCATCGATGCCGTCGGTTATGGTGAATCCCAGCCGATCTCCTCAAGCGATGCCATGAATCGCCGGGTGAATATCGTCATCAACCCGATTCGTCAATCCAACGGATCGTATTGAGATACTGCCTGTTCTGCCTGTTGCCCTTGATCCGTATTCAGGGGCACAGGTTGTACCCTGTACCTTTTCTCTCTTTCTTTCCGCATTTTTTTGCTTCCCTTTTTTCTCTCACCTATAATACAGTTGTAGCAAGCAGTTACCTGTCTCGTTGTTCTTGTATGACCAAACCTTACATTACTACAGGAGGAGGAACGCATGGCTGTTAAAATCTTGATCAAACGGAAAGTGGCAAAGGAACTCACCCCTCAGCTGGATGGTCTGCTGAAAAAATTGCGGGCCCTGACCCTTAACCAAAAAGGCTATATTTCCGGCGAAACATTTTCCCAGTTGGATGAACCGGGGGTCAGCATGGTCATCAGTACCTGGCAGAGTTTGGACGACTGGCGGGCATGGACCTTGAGCAAAGAGCGGATCGACTTGCAGGAGCAAATCGATAAACTGCTCGGCGCGCCGACCAAATACGAAATTTTTGAGAACGCCTGATTGTCATTCTCGACAAAAGCCCCAAGAATGAAGTTTTGAGCTTTGTAACCCTCTGATTTTATAAAACGTTAACGCCAGAATTCAACTCGAAAATGAGATCTCTCCCCCCGGTCGAGATGGCACCCGGGTGGCGTGGCGCCTCTCGGGGCAACCCGCGATTTCGATGTCATCCCGAACGAATGTGAGGGATCTCAAAATCAGCACCTTGAGCTGAAGATCAACGGGAATCTAGAGGTTTTGACGTTGTACGAAGCGATCCTGATTGCGTGATAGAAAAAACGGCGGTCCATCCTGATGATGGGCCGCCGTTTTTGCGTTATGGGGGCTGGGTTGGTTCTTCCGCAGGTTTCAGAAAGCAGGCTTACCGTTTCCCTTGCCGTTGCCCCGGCCATTACCGTTACGGCGCTGATTGATCTCAGGTTGGCGCATCAGGACTTGGAGCGAGCGAGGCCCGCAGAGGTCGGTGATCTTATGGAAAAGGTCCGATGACGGGCGAACGCTCATATCCTTGAGCACCTGGATATCCACCTCGCCGCGGTTGTCGAAATGGAGAGTCAGCAGCACCGGTGTGGCACCGTGGTGCTGATACAAAAGCTCCTTGAGCTCCATCATATGCTGGCGCGAGGTACGGTTTGCCCGCAGGGTGATCACCGCTCGTTCCGTGTATTTTTCCAGGGCCTGTCCCAGGGTTTTCACCTCCTGGGCGATGATCTTGGCCCCCCGCTCTCCCTGTTGCACCGCCCCCAATACCACCAGCGGCTGGTCGCTGAGCAGCAGATCGGAACATTCGGCAAAGGTCGAAGGAAAGACGATCACCTCCATCTTGCCGCTCATATCCTCCAGGGTGGTGAAGGCCATGCGATCACCCTTTTTCGATTTATGCTCCTTGTAGCTGGCAATGAGCCCGCCTATACGCACCATCTGATCGTCGCGCAGTTTTTCCACCCCGGCTATTTCCATGTCCACCGCCCGCTGCAGATCTTCCATCACCCCCTCAAGGGGATGACCGGTGAGGAAAAAGCCCACGGTTTCCTTTTCCGCTGCCAGTTTCTCCAGGTTGGGCCATTCATCCACATCGGCGGGCAGTTCAACCTCCACGGCCTCGTTCTGTTTGGCCGCGGGCTGGCCCAGGGCAAACAGGTTCATCTGGCCGCTGAGCCGGTCACGCTGGATCGCCTTGGCTCGATCGATACACTGGTCCAGCATGGCCATGTACTGCGCGCGCTTGCCGTTCATCGAGTCAAAGGCCCCGGCCTTGATCAGGCTTTCAATGACCTTGCGGTTGACCTTGGAGCTGTCGACCCGGCTGCAGAAATCACTCAAGGACCGGTAGGGGCCGCTGGTCTCACGCTCCTCGATGATCGAGTCCAGGGCAGCGCCGCCCACGTTTTTCACCGCAGCCAGACCGAAGCGAACCCGGTCGTTGATGACCGTGAAATCGGTGAAGGATTCGTTGATGTCCGGGGGCAGGACCTCGATTTTGAGGCTGCGGCACTCGTTGATGTACTTGACCACCTTGTCGGTGTTGTCGTAGTCGCAGGAGAGCAGGGCAGCGAGGAACTGGGCCGGATAGTGGGCCTTGAGGTAGGCGGTCTGATAGGCCACCAGGGCATAGGCCGCGGAGTGCGATTTGTTGAAGCCGTACCCGGCAAACTTGGCCATCAGGTCAAAGATATAGGTGGCCTTGTCCTCGGGGATGTTGTTTTTCTTGGCCCCGGCCATGAATTTGCCGCGTTCGGTCTCCATGACCTCGGGAATCTTCTTGCCCATGGCCCGGCGGAGAATATCCGCATCGCCCAGGCTGTAACCCGCGAGGATGTTGGATATCTTCATGACCTGCTCCTGGTAGACGATAACCCCGTAGGTCTCCTGGAGCACAGATTTGATCTGAGGCAGCGGGTAATCGGCGGGCCTGCGGCCATGCTTGGTCTCGACAAAGCTGTCCACCATACCCGAGTCCAATGGGCCCGGACGATACAGGGCCACCAGGGCGATCAGGTCGGTGAACTGTTCGGGCGCCATCTTGATCAACAGTTCGCGCATGCCGTCGCTTTCCAGCTGAAATACGCCCAGGGAGTCGCCGCGGCAGAGCAGGGCATAGGTTTGGGGGTCATCCATCGGGATCTTGCGCAGGTCCACGTCCTTGTCCAGATCGTAGCGGATGAGTTTCAAGGCCCGGTCAATCACGGTCAGGGTCTTGAGGCCGAGAAAGTCGAACTTGATCAGCCCGGTCTTCTCGGTGTACTTCATCGCGTACTGGGTCAGAATCTCCTTGTTGGGCCCGATGCAGACCGGCAGATACTCGACCATGGGTTGGGGCGAGACCACCACACCGGCGGCGTGGGTCGACTTGTGGCGGGACAATCCCTCCAGGGTCTGGGAAATAGTCAACAGTTCCCGCACCTCCGCATCCTTCATCGCCTCGCGCAACCGGGGTTCCTTTTCGATCGCCTTCTTGAGGGTGATCTTCAGCTCTTCGGGCACAAGTTTGGCGATCTTATCCACCACCGGCAGGGGGATATCCAAAACTCGGCCCACGTCGCGCAACACCGCTCTGGCCTTCATCGACCCATAGGCCACGATCTGGGCCACATGGGCATCGCCGCCGTAGCGACGCCTGACGTAATCGATGACCTCGTCCCGCCGATCCTTGCAGAAGTCGACGTCGAAGTCCGGCATGGAGACGCGTTCCACATTGAGAAAACGCTCGAACAGCAGGCCGTAAGGGATGGGATCGATGTCGGTGATCGACATGCAGAAGGCGGCCAGGCTGCCCGCTCCGGAGCCACGTCCCGGGCCGACCGGGATTTTGTGATCCTTGGCCCAGTTGATAAAGTCGGCCACAATCAAGAAGTACCCGGAAAATCCCATCTCCTGGATAACGCCGATCTCGTACTCAAGCCGCTCCCGGTAGGTCGCCTCGGTTTCGTCGCTGAACTCGCCCATCTCCCGCATGTGATCCATGCGTTTTTTAAAGCCGTCCCAACATGCCTGGGAAAAGACCGATTCCAGGGTTTCCCCTTCCTCGATCGGGAAGATCGGAAAATAATGGTTGCTGAAATCCAGCTTCAGGTCGCAGCGCTCAGCCACCTCCAGGGTGTTGCTGATCGATTCGGGACAGTAGCTGAATTGGGCTGCCATCTCCTCGCCGGATTTGAAGTAGAGTTCGTTGGTCTCGAAGCGGAACCGGTTGGGATCGTTGATGGTCTTGCCGGTCTGGATGCAGAGCAAGACCTCGTGGGCATAGGATTCCTCCTTGGTGAGGTAATGGCAGTCGTTGGTCGCCACCAGCTTGATGCCCAACTCCTTGGAGAGTGCCATCAGTCCTCTGTTGGCGATGGTCTGCTCCGGCAGGCCGTTTTCCTGAATTTCGAAGTAGAGGCGGTCGCCAAAGACTTTCTGCAACTCCAGGGCGCGTGCTCGGGCGACGTCCTCCTCGTTGTGGGAGAGGCGCCAGGGGATTTCCCCCTTGAGGCAGGCGGTGAGGATGAGCAGACCCTCATGGTGGGCATAGAGGGTTTGGCGATCGATGCGCGGCCGGTAGTAGAATCCCTCGGTTTGTGCCAGCGAGGCCAGTTTCATCAGATTTTTGTAGCCGGTCTCATTCATGGCCAGGGCGACGAGATGAAAGTTATGCCCGGCGCTGCGGTCATGCAGGTGCATGCCGTTTTCCGCCATGTAGAATTCGCAGCCGACCAGCGGTTTGATGCCGGCCTTCTTGGCTTTTTCATAGAACTCCAGGGCCCCGTACATTGCGCCATGGTCGGTGAGGGCAACGGCCTCCATGCCGAATTCCTTGGCGGTGTCGACCAGGTCGCCGACGCGGATGGCCCCGTCGAGCATGGAATACTGGGAGTGGACGTGAAGGTGAACAAAGGGAGTTGGCATAAATTTACTTAATTGCGATTATTTATTTGGTTTATGGGGGTGCGTTGGGTGCTGAAAGGTGCAAGGGAAAACGTCCTCAGGGGCCCCTCCTTGATTTTCAACGACATGCTCCCCTTAAAATTATCGAGTCAGATTGGACAGGAGAAAACTTGACTCTTAACGCTATTAATCAGTCGAGAGGATTTTACTTCGGCTGTATTGGCCTTGTTAGAGTTATATTTTTAATGATACTCATTATGTGATATGGAGATTCGATATCTTTTGATTCAATTATTATTGATCTGCCGTTAAACATATCGTTTGCTGCAGATTTTATAGGCTCCAAGTCACTCAAACTAAAATAGGAATCATCAATACACATAAAGTTGTATCCTTGAGATTCATCATATACAAAAAATATTATTTTTGCTTTTCTGCATATATTTACCAATCTTTCAATTCTCATATTTAGCAATTCGCTAATTTTTATAAGATTATATTCTGGATCAGTATGTCCTTTTGAAGTTGCTATGTCAGCAAACTTATGCCAATTATAATGCGCAAGTACATAGCCATGGTTCATATCCAGTGTGTAATACCCAAATGTTGAATCTAAATATTTTTTAATATCTTTTTGAGTTTTACTTTTTGCTAAATTATTTATCTCTTCATAAGTGGACGTTTCAAATTTGATTCCAAGCCCATATTTAATATCAGTGTAGTTTTCATTTTTTATGCATGCAGTTTGGGTTGATTTGTCATTATATTTTAAGTCAATGTTTTGATTTTTAAGAATTTTACCTATTGAATGCGGTGTAAAAAAACCATTATCAAAAGGCAAGCTAGCTTGAATGATTCCAAGTTTTGAATAAAGATTGCGTTTCGTAAAACATCTAAATCCAGCTGGGATTATTGCAACCTCACCAGAGTTCATTAACATTGTCAATTTATATAAACTAAAAAATTGTTTCAGAGATCGTAAATTAGAATTTTTAATAACATTTATAATTATACGTAAAAATATTTGTATTTTTTTGAAAAAATTATTTAACTTAAAAATCATAAATTAACCTTTTTATTCAGACGCATAATTAAAATATTATCTGAATGCAATGTTATCTCATAACATTATGACATTTCATGTGATATATATCGGAGATATATGTTAAAAAATGAATTGACAATTCGCTTGATTTGCATTTTTTAATAGATTCTATGGCTCAGTTATCCAGGATGTGCGATAATAATAGTTAATCATTTATACTTTTCTCAATGATCTTCAACGGTCAAGGTAATTCCGATACTAATTGACTCGACTATTTTGCTTCAGATTCCAGCCCGCCTTTCTGTCATATATCACACTAGATAGAAAAAAATTGAGTGAAGTCGGGATGATACTCAAAAAAATTTCAACCAGCCGTTCATGTATAGAGGTATCTCCTGGTGGGCGGCATTTCGGACGGCCCCTTCTGCTGGTGCTTGGTGGCAACGGTCTGAAATATACAGAGCGAACCATCTTGGAAGGCCAAGGAAACGCCCGCAAGGTAGGCTAACCACATCCTGTAGCACTCCTCTCCGATCAACTCAACCGCCCGCTCTTTATGTGTTTCGAGGCGTTGGCACCATAATCTGGTCGTCCGTGCATAATGTTCCCGCCATGCTTCAACGTCATGCACTTCAAAACCACAGGCTTCGATTGTAGAGAGGGTATGCCCGATATGATCCAATTCGGATCCTGGAAAAATATATTTCAAAATAAATTTTCTTCCTGGTGTAATACGGGCAAATTTTTTGGGGCTATGCTTTGCCCGTCGCGTAATGCCATGATTGAGGAATATGCCACGATCACGCAGGAGAGACTTCATTTTATTGAAATACGTTGTGTAGTTGGCAATGCCGATATGTTCATACATCCCGATGCTGGCAATTTTGTCAAACTCTCCGGACAGCTCACGGTAATCGCGAAGTTCGATAGTGATCCGATCCGTCAAACCGAGTCGTTTTATTTTTTCTTGTGCAAAATCGTATTGTTTCTGAGAGAGCGTCACTCCATGGCCAATAACTTGAAATCGCTGCACTGCGTGGCACAGCAAACCGCCCCATCCGCAGCCGATATCCAAAAAGCGGTCTCCCGGCTGAAGCCGGAGTTTACGGCAAATCATGTCGAGTTTATTCTGTTGCGCCTGTTCCAGCCCCTGGTCCCAGGAGGTGAAATACCCACACGAATACTGCATTTCAGGGTCAAGGAAGAGTCCGTATAACTCATTGGAGATGTCGTAATGGAACTGAATAAAAGACTTTTCATCTCGTGCAGATTGAACTCGTCCGCTTTCGTTTCCTCGAAATTGGTGACTAAGTTCGATCTTGCTTTTCTTGGCAAATAAAAACGGAAGGGCCTGTCTGAGCAGATACCATTTGTTGAGTCGTTTTTTGATCTGGCTGGAAGGTACTCCGACTGTTCTTGCACCGCGTTTGCGAAGCATTTCATAGAAATCAATCAGATTGCCGCCATTAAAATCAATTTTTCCGGTGGCATATTGGCGGAGAAAGTTTTCCAAAGTGGGTTTTCGTAAAATCGTACTCAATACCTCAGGGCCATGTATGGATATATGCCATTGCTCCGAAGCATTATCTCCCAGAGGAATGTAAGAACCATCCCATAAACGTATGCAAATATTGGCATCTGCTCTTTCTGCAAGATGTGCAAATATTCGTCGAGCAGCATCAAGGTATCTTCTGTCCAGAGTTTTGTTGATCATGATTAACGTCGGAGGCAAGGTAGTTTATAAAGAAGGCTTGGAGCCGCAACCCCCTCTTTCGAATTTGCTCACTCAAATCGGGCAGAGGCTTAGCTTTGTCAGAGAAGTGTGGGCAGAATTTCCTGGGTTACGTCTTAGGCGTTATCCTAGAAAGAAGTTGGTCAAACTGCTTTCAATTTTTGGGAACAGGGAGTTGAAACCGTGGCCACCCCTGGTCGAGTAAGCCCTTCCGGTTCCGCCATGATACTTGCGGGACAACTCACAAGAAAATGTGGTTCGCCCTCTATTGTTGGCTCACTCATTGACATCGCTACAATGTGGCATAAGAATAATACGCAGCTGGTAACGTTTTCAATGAATACCCATTTAACTCGGTGCATGTTTGCCGTTCTCTGAAAAAACCTCGGGAACGACGTTTCGAGCTTCGTAACATGTTGATTTTACGATGCGTGGCATTCAGGCTTTTGACTCTTCACGAAACCATCATGATTGTGAGCCTTTTTCTTTCTTACCCTAGGAGGACTTCATGCGCAGGTGCCCCTTTTTCAAGACAGATACCCGAAAATTGAATAAGGTCGAAATTCTTGTAAATCGTTATCC
Coding sequences within it:
- the dnaE gene encoding DNA polymerase III subunit alpha; the encoded protein is MPTPFVHLHVHSQYSMLDGAIRVGDLVDTAKEFGMEAVALTDHGAMYGALEFYEKAKKAGIKPLVGCEFYMAENGMHLHDRSAGHNFHLVALAMNETGYKNLMKLASLAQTEGFYYRPRIDRQTLYAHHEGLLILTACLKGEIPWRLSHNEEDVARARALELQKVFGDRLYFEIQENGLPEQTIANRGLMALSKELGIKLVATNDCHYLTKEESYAHEVLLCIQTGKTINDPNRFRFETNELYFKSGEEMAAQFSYCPESISNTLEVAERCDLKLDFSNHYFPIFPIEEGETLESVFSQACWDGFKKRMDHMREMGEFSDETEATYRERLEYEIGVIQEMGFSGYFLIVADFINWAKDHKIPVGPGRGSGAGSLAAFCMSITDIDPIPYGLLFERFLNVERVSMPDFDVDFCKDRRDEVIDYVRRRYGGDAHVAQIVAYGSMKARAVLRDVGRVLDIPLPVVDKIAKLVPEELKITLKKAIEKEPRLREAMKDAEVRELLTISQTLEGLSRHKSTHAAGVVVSPQPMVEYLPVCIGPNKEILTQYAMKYTEKTGLIKFDFLGLKTLTVIDRALKLIRYDLDKDVDLRKIPMDDPQTYALLCRGDSLGVFQLESDGMRELLIKMAPEQFTDLIALVALYRPGPLDSGMVDSFVETKHGRRPADYPLPQIKSVLQETYGVIVYQEQVMKISNILAGYSLGDADILRRAMGKKIPEVMETERGKFMAGAKKNNIPEDKATYIFDLMAKFAGYGFNKSHSAAYALVAYQTAYLKAHYPAQFLAALLSCDYDNTDKVVKYINECRSLKIEVLPPDINESFTDFTVINDRVRFGLAAVKNVGGAALDSIIEERETSGPYRSLSDFCSRVDSSKVNRKVIESLIKAGAFDSMNGKRAQYMAMLDQCIDRAKAIQRDRLSGQMNLFALGQPAAKQNEAVEVELPADVDEWPNLEKLAAEKETVGFFLTGHPLEGVMEDLQRAVDMEIAGVEKLRDDQMVRIGGLIASYKEHKSKKGDRMAFTTLEDMSGKMEVIVFPSTFAECSDLLLSDQPLVVLGAVQQGERGAKIIAQEVKTLGQALEKYTERAVITLRANRTSRQHMMELKELLYQHHGATPVLLTLHFDNRGEVDIQVLKDMSVRPSSDLFHKITDLCGPRSLQVLMRQPEINQRRNGNGRGNGKGNGKPAF
- a CDS encoding cyclopropane-fatty-acyl-phospholipid synthase family protein is translated as MINKTLDRRYLDAARRIFAHLAERADANICIRLWDGSYIPLGDNASEQWHISIHGPEVLSTILRKPTLENFLRQYATGKIDFNGGNLIDFYEMLRKRGARTVGVPSSQIKKRLNKWYLLRQALPFLFAKKSKIELSHQFRGNESGRVQSARDEKSFIQFHYDISNELYGLFLDPEMQYSCGYFTSWDQGLEQAQQNKLDMICRKLRLQPGDRFLDIGCGWGGLLCHAVQRFQVIGHGVTLSQKQYDFAQEKIKRLGLTDRITIELRDYRELSGEFDKIASIGMYEHIGIANYTTYFNKMKSLLRDRGIFLNHGITRRAKHSPKKFARITPGRKFILKYIFPGSELDHIGHTLSTIEACGFEVHDVEAWREHYARTTRLWCQRLETHKERAVELIGEECYRMWLAYLAGVSLAFQDGSLCIFQTVATKHQQKGPSEMPPTRRYLYT